One Desulfovibrio inopinatus DSM 10711 genomic window, CCCATTTCTTTCGTACATCCGGTCGAGAACGTTGCATCTTTGCCGGCCCACACCGTTGGCACACGCCTCCCCAACAGTTCGAAGCTTTTTTCAATATCGGCATACGTCTGAAATCGCCAAATGGTGATGAGTCCACTGCGCTGCACCTTCTCCCACATATACATCAGATCGTCGGCATCCATGCCTTCTTCGAAATGCTCGGCAGGATTGATAATAAAGACATCATCCATTCGTGAACGCAGATAAGGAACGAACGTGTTGAGAATATTGATGGCGGTTTCGGTTTCGTGGGGGATACTGCCGACAATGGCGCTATAAAACATGATATTGCGACCAGCGGCCTTTTCTGCACGCATGCGGGTTATGAGACTTTCGGCCTTGGATCGAATTTGGATTTCGGTAAATTTCCGCAAATGCTGCGGTTTGGGTTTATAGTCGATAATGAGGGTATCGTTTGCATCGCGTGAGAAACAAATAATATCGCGTGTAAACGAATGGCTCGTTTGCATAATGCGCCGTGTGTTCAATACGCCTTTGGCAAGAATGAGATCGGCCTCTTTCCATGCGCGAGCGAAAGTCACACTCGTCCGAATCAGATTAAGCCGTTCCCGGGTACCGTCGGAAATGACGACAAATGGATTTTCCTTGATGACATCCAGGAGTCTGTTTTTCGATGCTTTTGCATCATCGAAAAAAAACGCACCTTCATAGGCTGCGGCGAGCGTGGAATCGGATTCTCGATCCCAGTAGGTCGGCGCATCGAAATAGAACCCTTCCTTGAGGGCCATAATGACCCGGTGGCCTTGGCGCAACAAACAGCGCACAATAAGGAGGTCAAAAATATGCCCGCCACTTTCTTCGGGCAAAAATAAAATTTTCATTCTCCCGGGATTGTGGGGGGAAAGGAGACGACGCAATTCTTCCAAACCAGGGCAGTATTTGTTGAATTCCGCTTCGATTTCGGTTCGTCCAGGGAGTGGCTGATTGGTATCGAAAACTCGTTTCCATGTGCTTAGGCTGAGTGAGCGACGTAATTCGATCATGTCGAGTTCAAACCGAAGTTCGCTTATGGCACCGCAGCTTGAAAGCGGGCTTGGACAGGCAGCCAACAACGTATCAAGTGTTGTATCGTTGAGAAACTTTTGTGCTCGACGATTCTTTTCCCGTTTGCGGTCTTGATATGGATCGGCTTGTCCTGATTGCGTAAGAAAAATGGTCAGTAATCGTTTGGTCAATCGCGATGGCAGATAGATGTGAGAATGCATGGCCATATCGTATTTATGGCGACACAATGTCTCCATCCGTAAGCGGTCATTTCCTTGGCCTCCACAGAGGTCGAAAAGTTGGCGAATGCGTTGCCAACGTTGTTGATACTGGTCAAGAAGGTTGCGGTGATTACTGAGATCAAGCAATGAAAACAACGTTGTATCCGTACAGGGGACATAAACAGCATCTGGCGGAAGGTCCACCATGAAGCGCAATTGTTCAGGCGATGCATTTTTGAGTGGGTCAATGGAGTATTCAATGTTGTTCTCACTCATGAAGTGCAATAGCCATGCGTCAAACACTGGATCGATGCCGTAACGCACATCCTTGACGGAATTGATGGAGGAGAATGGGGTGCTCATCGTTCTTTAAAGAATCCTTTTTCCTTAAGACGGCCAAAATAGGAATCGCCGGAAACGCCGGCTAGAAGCAAGCGGCTTTGTGCACGATCAATACGAATACAATCCCCCGGCTCAAGAGCAAAGGCGACTTGGCCATCGGTTGTAAGCGATACATCGGAAGCTGTTTCATCAATATTGATGATGACTCCACGGTCCATTGGGAGTACCACGGGTTTAAAGTCGTTCAGAAATGGGCAGACAGGTGTTACAATACAGACTTCAAGTTTCGGGTGGACCAACGGTCCGCCTGCCGCTGCACAATATGCTGTGGAACCAAGTGGTGTGGACACAATGACACCGTCGGCGCGCAGTGTTCCAATGGGTTCATGGCCGTGGCTCAGATGAAGTTTTATAAGTCGGGCGACGGCTCCTCGACTGATAACGGCATCGTTAACGACAAAAGAGTCGAAAACTGTTTTGGTCCGCCGCTTGACTTTAACCTGGAGCATCATACGCTTTACAGTACTGACCCCATGTCCGAGAATCTCTTCTAATCCTTCTTCCCAATTGTCCGAAGAGAGGGGGGTCAGAAAACCAAGTCGTCCGAAATTGATGCCAAGCAACGGGATTCCTGTGCCGCACAGTTTGCGAGTGACGCTGATCATGGTGCCATCTCCACCGAGAACAAGCGCAAGATCGGGTTTGCGCTCATGACATCCAGGAGATATGCAACGTGTTCTCTCCATGACGGCGTCGGATTGGTTTTCGACAGTCATACTTGAAACATTGCGCTCAAGAAGCCAATGTGCCACACGACGGCTCAAGGCGAGTGCCTCTTCGTTGTGTGTTTTAATGACGATAAGAACGTGCTGCACGGATGAGGCTCACTTCTTTGCTAGAGGCGTGGATTGATCTGGGTTTATATTTTGCCCTCAGTACGATTCGGTATTCTGTATGCGACTTGGGAAACCGGTTCGATAGGCTACCAAATGTAAACGATAACCGAGTTGTAAGAGATTTTCCACTTGAAGCAAACCACCTTTGCCGGGCTTTAATACGTATGGGAAAAAAAGTTCTTCGACCTAAAGAGAATCTCTTCCAAGACGATAAGAAAGGTGAGGAAGGGGAGAAACAAGTGAGCTTGCAACCGTATAAAGTCCGCAACATGCTGCAAACATACGGCCGGCAGGTGACAACGGGCCGACGTCTTGCTCGGTATCGCCGCAGTTTGCGTGCGGCCGAAGCAGAGGATGAAATTTCTTTGTCCAAAGCGGTCAAACGGCGCGATCTCGTACAACGGGTTGCCGCTGAAGTCGTTGAAAACCTCCTGGTTACCGGCAGCGACAGTCCTGTCGTCGACGAGATTTTGGCTACTCTCGAAGACGAGTTCGGACATCGATTCCTCTTTGCCTATCCGCCAGAGGAACAAGATTTGCAGATATTTATACTTGAAGACAATGATGAGGCTCACGAAGTATCTCCGGAAGACAAAACTCAAATTCTCAACCGCGTCTGGCAGATTGCTTTGATCAAGGTTGACGAGACCATGTTGTAATGCGAGATCAGGGCATGTCCTCGGGGAGGGACACTATGGATATCAAAAACATCTACTCCGGTATGCAGTCTTACCTTCAGAATAGGGTAGACAAGGACGAGATTGCCGAAACCGGACAGACTGATTCGGCGCGCTCAAAGAAGTCCGCCAAACGCGCACCGTCTTCGTCGTCCGATAAGGTAAATTTTTCGGATGAAGCGAAGCTCTTTGCAACCAGCGTTCGCACGGCTCAGAATGCCTCTGGCACACGTGCAGACAAGGTTGCTGCGCTCAAAGCGCAAGTCGAGGCCGGTACCTACCAGCCTGACTCAAGGAAAACCGCTGAGAACATGTTGGCACAAGACCTGGAAATTTATATGTAACAAGAGGTTACGGTGTTTTGTTGGTTGGACCGCCCTCCAAACAGCAAAACCCGTAACCATTCCGGGAGTGCGTTCGCCCCGCCTCCTGGCACAATTTCGATTCTCCTCACGGTATGTGAGGAAGACTCGGTCTGCACTTCTTCCCGGAAGATGCGTCAAATAACCGCCGCCCCGGTTGTCGATGCATTGACGGGAAGAGGTCAGTTCCCTTTTGGTGGGGCATGCGCTCACCACTTTGATTTATTTGCGGGAAGATCTTGAGCACATGTGTCTTTCACATTGCCCGTAATTTGGGAATGCTCTGTATTTATTCAGGCGAACGTCATTGAGGAGACAAGAAAGCAGACAAGAGCGTCTGTGTTGCCGGAGGCCTTATGCGTTTTCAGCAGTGGCTACGGTTCCTGGCTTGAAATGTGCTGGAAAACGCGGGTCTGTTTGAGGGATCTGCATTCCGATGCGCGGTTCAAAATTAATGACGATCGGTCCCGAGAGATTGAGGGTCGTTTCTTCGGGTTTTCCTTTCGGAATGGTGACAGTGACCAGGACGGCCATTTTTTCCATGTCGTCAAGTTTCAGCAGGCGCCGCTCCATATCTCCCACAACGATTTCGTACTGCGTCATGAAGGCGTACGGGTCAGCCACAAGAATACCCAGCCGAGCATCATCCATGCTTTGCAGGATCATAAATGGCGAATCTTCTTGGAAGTTGACCAGCGTGAATTCCCGGTACGCCGAAAAACCGATCAGACCTCGTGGAAACGTAATTATCCGATCTTCGGGAACGCTCAGTTCGCCTACTCGGCTTTGGATGCGTCGTTCTTTTTCTTTGGCCATAGTGTTTGGGTCGCCGTGAGAAGATCTTGGTCAGTCGATTCCAGCGCTTTTCGATTTTGTTCCAATACTCGTAAATAAACCTCTTCACGATAGACTTGGACATCGTCAGGAACTTCCAGACCAATTTTGATCTGTTTTCCTTGAACGCCGAGCACCGTGATTTTGATGTCGTCTCCGAGGTGGATGCTTTCGCCCGGCCGACGGGTCAATATGAGCATGGATTTCCGTGAATGCTGACTGGTTTGCGATAGTATGCAAAGGACAAATTCCGTGTAACCACTTCACCTTCTACGCATTTGGGTTCTTGTCTGTCAACATGAATCCCTTCAAAACGCGTTTCAGGTCAGCAAAGGCGTGCGTGAGAAAGAGTCCGACGCGCGCCTTTGTCCATCTAAATATAATTGATCAGGCTCATGCTCATAAGCTTGCTGGAAGACTTTAAGACAGCTGAGTATGCCAGTTCTTGCTGAGCAAGCTTGGTCATGAGTTGAGTCAGATCGGCGTCTTCGACGGCACTGAGCGCATCTTCTTCATTGAGTGTGAGGTTTTGAAGAACAAGTTGCGATGTTTCCAATCGGTTTTCTCGTCCCCCCACATTCGCAGCGTAATTCAGGATTGTTGCCGATGCTTCTGTGAGGTTCTCCAGGGATTCCTGGATACCGTCCTGATTGTTCGTTTCCAAATAGCCGACAAGCTTACCGACTGTCTCGAATACGTTTGCGCCGATACTGCCGTTGATGGTGACGGCAGATGCAGAATCGCTAGATGGATCAGTATACACACCACCGAAGATATCTTTACCGACGCCGTTGATGGTGATGGATTCATTCGGGGTAATGTCTACGTTAATATCGGCCATGCGTGGACGGATAACAAATTCGTCACCAGCGTTCACGGTATTCGAACCGGCGTTGGATAACGTCAGAATACCTCCAGGAACAACTAAATTGGCCGAGGTGTTCGAGGCATCGGGAGTGCTTTGGTTTTGGGTAATCCAGCTGACGCCACCGTCTGTGCTGTATGAGTAAGCAATGGGGTTATCCAGCGTCTGGGTTTCGTCTATGCGCACGATGACGTTTTCATCGAAAGCCCCGGCAGCTTCGCCGAGAACATCGGTGTCTTGCAATGGATCGACATCCACGCCATCTTTGTCGTCACCTTGGTAAATGGCTGTTGGGCGAACCCACATCCAGGTTCCATTGGCATCGTTGGTATCCGTGGCAGAGTTGTCCGTGACGCTGGTGCCGCGTTCAATGTTAACCTGAAGGCCGCCGCCAACTTGCAGACTGAGGGTATCGCCTCCTGGATCGGTGACGGTGCCGGTCGCCCATGTCGTTCCACCATCAAAGGAATATCGAAACGTGTCGCCTGCGACGAGCTCATGCTTGTCACCTTCAGTACCGGTAAATTGGATCAGCGCAGTACTATCGGTGTCGCCCTGAATGTCGAATGAGCGATTATCAAGACTCGAATCGTTGCTGGTCAGCCACAAGCTTTCCACAAAGGCATTTTTATCGGTTTTTTGACCGGCAAAAAGGGACTTGTTGTCATACTCGGTGTTAGACAGTGAAACGAGTTCTTCAAAAAGTTGACGCACTTCAAAACTGATCTGATCGCGGTTTTCGTCCGTCAGTGTACCGGTTGTGCCTTTTTGGGCCAGTTCTTTACAGCGAGTCAACACCGTATTGACTTGCACCATAGTCTGATCGGCAAGGTTGAGCCAACCTGTCGCCTGATCGATGTTGGTTTGATATTGGCTCAATGCGCTCAACGCCGTGCGATGGTCGATCACCTGAACCATACCAATTGGATCGTCCGATGGTTTGTTGATCCTCTTTTGGCTGGACGATTGAATGTTGGTTTCTATCAAATCGGAAAGAGCCGAGTTGGTATAGTTAACCACATTGCCGTAAATGATCTTTTGCGTGACGCGCATGTTTTTTCCCCGGGCTGCTAGTTTTTCAATGCAAGCAGAGTTTGAAACATTTGATCGGCTGTGGTGATAAGTTTCGCCGCAGCCTTGTACGAGTTTTGAAATTTGATCAAATTGGACATTTCTTCATCCAGGTTCACCCCGGAGACCGATTGCTGTCGAGCGTCGAGATCACTGGCCAGTGCCGTGGTGTAATTGTTGTTAAACTCGGCTTGTTCCGTATCTACGCCGATGATACCAACGAGCGATTCGTAATAATCAGGCAAGGTCTGTTGGGTGGGACCTTCAAACTCCGTAGAGATGGTCACGGTTTTTGTACTCAGGTTGGCCATATCGCGAGCGATGGTGTTGTCACCTTGGTTGGCTTCACCCGCGCCGTTGACATGCCCGGTGTTGAGGTAATCCGAGTCATGTGACACCTTTTCATTGATTGTCATGGTCTGAGCCGTCGAGCCGGTAAACAGCGTGTTAACACCAAGAGCAGCGTAAAGCCCGGTGGCGTCTGTGCCGAAGGCGAAAGAGTTGGTTCCGTCGGCTTGAACAGACAATCGCTGATCGAGAACGGAGGCGGTGACATAATCGCCAAAGGTATCGTTGATAGCCTGAACAACATCTTCAAGAGAGTGTTGGTCCGGATCGAATAATTTGGTTCCCGGCGGGTTGATGTTGGAGAAATCGAGGTAGCCACCATCCAAGAGTGTGCCATCTTCGGAATAGGCGTAGAATGATGACGCACCGGACTGCAGTTTTGAGCCAAAATCGAGTCCTGTGGAATAGCTTCCCAGAGGTGTGTCTGTATGAATCATATCATACGTGCCCAACGTCTCTGTAAATAAGTCCGAACCTGTTCCCTGACTAAAAATGCGGTTAACTTCCCACGTAAAACTTTCGGAGAGCGCATTGAGGCGATCAATATAGCGACCTGCGTAATAGTCTCGGAAAGAAAAGTAGCCGGTTAAGCTGCCGCCAACTATTCGATTGTCGTTTGCCTCGCCTGAAAAATAGGTTTGCGGCGTGACGTTGATTGGGGTCGAAGCTGACTGATACCAATACAAACCGTCTTTGGGGACAATGGTGAACACGTCGCCGGCAATAAGATCTTCCGTTGGAGCTGTCTGGGAAGCAGATTCTGATCCGAAATAAATTTCCAAACTTCCTACCGTAACACGCTGTTCGTACGGGCGAGCTGAGAAGGTGATGGTGTCGCCGTTGTCGTCCTTCAGCCATGTTTTCCCGCCGTCAAGCGAAACCTGAAACTGCGCTGCTGTATCGTCGGTTGTTACACCACCAGACTGCACAACCTTGACGGTGTATTCAAACTCGTCTTCACCGGTGAAGTTAATATTCCCGTCAAAAGCCGGATCACGATAGATCAGGTTTTCCGTGGCTTTGGGACCTTCATATTTCATCTCGAAGGTCACGGTGCCATCGACCAAGGTGTATCCAGCCTTGGTGTAAATCTTGAGATCGCCGGTATTTGAGCCTTCAATGACATTGATATCAACGATTTCGGCCAGTTCACGGATAAGTGAATCGCGCTGATCATACAAACCGTTGGGGTGCACCACACCGGGAACTTCCTGTACTGTGATTTGCTGATTGATATCGGCGATTTG contains:
- a CDS encoding ARMT1-like domain-containing protein, with protein sequence MSTPFSSINSVKDVRYGIDPVFDAWLLHFMSENNIEYSIDPLKNASPEQLRFMVDLPPDAVYVPCTDTTLFSLLDLSNHRNLLDQYQQRWQRIRQLFDLCGGQGNDRLRMETLCRHKYDMAMHSHIYLPSRLTKRLLTIFLTQSGQADPYQDRKREKNRRAQKFLNDTTLDTLLAACPSPLSSCGAISELRFELDMIELRRSLSLSTWKRVFDTNQPLPGRTEIEAEFNKYCPGLEELRRLLSPHNPGRMKILFLPEESGGHIFDLLIVRCLLRQGHRVIMALKEGFYFDAPTYWDRESDSTLAAAYEGAFFFDDAKASKNRLLDVIKENPFVVISDGTRERLNLIRTSVTFARAWKEADLILAKGVLNTRRIMQTSHSFTRDIICFSRDANDTLIIDYKPKPQHLRKFTEIQIRSKAESLITRMRAEKAAGRNIMFYSAIVGSIPHETETAINILNTFVPYLRSRMDDVFIINPAEHFEEGMDADDLMYMWEKVQRSGLITIWRFQTYADIEKSFELLGRRVPTVWAGKDATFSTGCTKEMGIALDMQKRYPELQIIGPSSEQFFRRREYGVGKFCDVGVDCD
- the csrA gene encoding carbon storage regulator CsrA; amino-acid sequence: MLILTRRPGESIHLGDDIKITVLGVQGKQIKIGLEVPDDVQVYREEVYLRVLEQNRKALESTDQDLLTATQTLWPKKKNDASKAE
- the fliW gene encoding flagellar assembly protein FliW, with the protein product MAKEKERRIQSRVGELSVPEDRIITFPRGLIGFSAYREFTLVNFQEDSPFMILQSMDDARLGILVADPYAFMTQYEIVVGDMERRLLKLDDMEKMAVLVTVTIPKGKPEETTLNLSGPIVINFEPRIGMQIPQTDPRFPAHFKPGTVATAENA
- a CDS encoding NAD(+)/NADH kinase: MQHVLIVIKTHNEEALALSRRVAHWLLERNVSSMTVENQSDAVMERTRCISPGCHERKPDLALVLGGDGTMISVTRKLCGTGIPLLGINFGRLGFLTPLSSDNWEEGLEEILGHGVSTVKRMMLQVKVKRRTKTVFDSFVVNDAVISRGAVARLIKLHLSHGHEPIGTLRADGVIVSTPLGSTAYCAAAGGPLVHPKLEVCIVTPVCPFLNDFKPVVLPMDRGVIINIDETASDVSLTTDGQVAFALEPGDCIRIDRAQSRLLLAGVSGDSYFGRLKEKGFFKER
- a CDS encoding DVU0524 family FlgM-associated protein, yielding MSLQPYKVRNMLQTYGRQVTTGRRLARYRRSLRAAEAEDEISLSKAVKRRDLVQRVAAEVVENLLVTGSDSPVVDEILATLEDEFGHRFLFAYPPEEQDLQIFILEDNDEAHEVSPEDKTQILNRVWQIALIKVDETML
- the flgM gene encoding flagellar biosynthesis anti-sigma factor FlgM; its protein translation is MDIKNIYSGMQSYLQNRVDKDEIAETGQTDSARSKKSAKRAPSSSSDKVNFSDEAKLFATSVRTAQNASGTRADKVAALKAQVEAGTYQPDSRKTAENMLAQDLEIYM
- the flgL gene encoding flagellar hook-associated protein FlgL; its protein translation is MRVTQKIIYGNVVNYTNSALSDLIETNIQSSSQKRINKPSDDPIGMVQVIDHRTALSALSQYQTNIDQATGWLNLADQTMVQVNTVLTRCKELAQKGTTGTLTDENRDQISFEVRQLFEELVSLSNTEYDNKSLFAGQKTDKNAFVESLWLTSNDSSLDNRSFDIQGDTDSTALIQFTGTEGDKHELVAGDTFRYSFDGGTTWATGTVTDPGGDTLSLQVGGGLQVNIERGTSVTDNSATDTNDANGTWMWVRPTAIYQGDDKDGVDVDPLQDTDVLGEAAGAFDENVIVRIDETQTLDNPIAYSYSTDGGVSWITQNQSTPDASNTSANLVVPGGILTLSNAGSNTVNAGDEFVIRPRMADINVDITPNESITINGVGKDIFGGVYTDPSSDSASAVTINGSIGANVFETVGKLVGYLETNNQDGIQESLENLTEASATILNYAANVGGRENRLETSQLVLQNLTLNEEDALSAVEDADLTQLMTKLAQQELAYSAVLKSSSKLMSMSLINYI
- the flgK gene encoding flagellar hook-associated protein FlgK, whose amino-acid sequence is MSGITSLLNVGKQSLLANQTAIEVTGNNIANVNTEGYHLQRVHFEATTYMDISPGQIGTGVSASEVERLFDQFVEAQYNDQASAREMYNQLEEALKSIENLFNEANNSGISDMINQFFADWQDLSLDPSNYPKRQVVIEDAINLCSLFNMSEQNIRDVQEQVNGYIADDVDRLNEIVKQIADINQQITVQEVPGVVHPNGLYDQRDSLIRELAEIVDINVIEGSNTGDLKIYTKAGYTLVDGTVTFEMKYEGPKATENLIYRDPAFDGNINFTGEDEFEYTVKVVQSGGVTTDDTAAQFQVSLDGGKTWLKDDNGDTITFSARPYEQRVTVGSLEIYFGSESASQTAPTEDLIAGDVFTIVPKDGLYWYQSASTPINVTPQTYFSGEANDNRIVGGSLTGYFSFRDYYAGRYIDRLNALSESFTWEVNRIFSQGTGSDLFTETLGTYDMIHTDTPLGSYSTGLDFGSKLQSGASSFYAYSEDGTLLDGGYLDFSNINPPGTKLFDPDQHSLEDVVQAINDTFGDYVTASVLDQRLSVQADGTNSFAFGTDATGLYAALGVNTLFTGSTAQTMTINEKVSHDSDYLNTGHVNGAGEANQGDNTIARDMANLSTKTVTISTEFEGPTQQTLPDYYESLVGIIGVDTEQAEFNNNYTTALASDLDARQQSVSGVNLDEEMSNLIKFQNSYKAAAKLITTADQMFQTLLALKN